Proteins co-encoded in one Prescottella sp. R16 genomic window:
- a CDS encoding acetate/propionate family kinase has protein sequence MSEPVVLVINSGSSSIKFQLVEPGSGRVDGSGLIERIGESSGHLVYHYDGGVIERDDVIEDHTAGLHAAEEVVAEAGRSLAERGVAVVGHRVVHGGPVFREPTLLDDAVVAELKRLSPLAPLHNPPNVAGIEVARRLLPDVPHVAVFDTAFFHTLPEAAATYAIDTAVAHANGVRRYGFHGTSHEYVGERAAAFLGRDLEETNQIVLHLGNGASVSAIRGGVAVDTSMGMTPLEGLVMGTRSGDLDAGVILHLIRNAGMTVDELDDLLNRHSGLLGMCGENDFRAVRAMIDDGDPAARLAYDVYVHRLRRYLGAYLVELGGADAIVFTGGVGEHSAILRRDALAGLGGLGIVVDPDRNESPDGSERRIGADGSAVEILVIPTDEELAIARKSIALV, from the coding sequence GTGAGCGAACCGGTTGTGCTGGTGATCAATTCGGGATCGTCGTCGATCAAGTTCCAGCTCGTCGAACCGGGGTCGGGGCGGGTAGACGGGTCGGGGCTGATCGAGCGCATCGGCGAGTCGTCGGGGCATCTCGTCTACCACTACGACGGCGGGGTGATCGAACGCGACGACGTGATCGAAGACCACACCGCCGGACTGCACGCCGCCGAGGAGGTCGTCGCCGAAGCGGGACGTTCCCTCGCAGAACGGGGTGTCGCGGTGGTGGGGCACCGGGTGGTGCACGGCGGGCCCGTGTTCCGGGAGCCGACGCTGCTCGACGACGCTGTCGTCGCCGAACTGAAACGGCTGTCTCCGCTTGCGCCGCTGCACAATCCGCCGAACGTTGCCGGTATCGAGGTGGCGCGCCGGCTGCTGCCGGACGTACCGCACGTCGCCGTGTTCGACACGGCCTTCTTCCACACCCTGCCCGAGGCGGCCGCGACGTACGCGATCGACACCGCGGTGGCCCACGCGAACGGGGTGCGCCGCTACGGATTCCACGGAACGTCACACGAGTACGTCGGCGAGCGGGCCGCCGCGTTCCTCGGACGGGACCTCGAGGAGACGAACCAGATCGTGCTGCATCTGGGCAACGGGGCGTCGGTGTCGGCGATCCGAGGTGGCGTCGCGGTCGACACGTCGATGGGGATGACACCGCTCGAGGGCCTGGTGATGGGAACGCGCAGCGGCGATCTGGACGCCGGCGTGATCCTGCACCTGATCCGGAACGCGGGCATGACGGTCGACGAGCTCGACGACCTGCTCAACCGGCACTCCGGGCTGCTCGGAATGTGCGGGGAGAACGACTTCCGGGCGGTGCGCGCCATGATCGACGACGGTGACCCGGCCGCACGGCTGGCGTACGACGTGTACGTGCACCGGCTGCGTCGCTACCTGGGCGCCTATCTCGTCGAACTCGGGGGAGCCGATGCGATCGTGTTCACCGGCGGGGTGGGCGAGCACAGTGCGATCCTGCGCCGGGACGCACTTGCCGGACTGGGCGGTCTCGGTATCGTGGTGGACCCGGACCGCAACGAGTCCCCGGACGGCAGTGAACGCCGGATCGGGGCCGACGGCTCGGCCGTCGAGATCCTCGTGATCCCCACCGACGAGGAACTCGCGATCGCACGAAAATCGATCGCGCTCGTGTAG
- a CDS encoding serine/threonine-protein kinase, translating to MGENDDRDGADLAHTQAAVAEDELLATAAQEVAPSTGRRARTQRVRTRRLLGGGLVEVAPIPARDPQSVVLTDPKVPEHRRFCWKCGKPVGRSTDGNPGATSGFCPHCGSRFEFSPLLKPGTLVAGQYEVQGCIAHGGLGWIYLAIDRNVDNRWVVLKGLLQLGDAESRAVAAAERQFLAEMEHPSIVKIYNFVESRRERDLTASYIVMEYVGGRSLREILAQYPRPERMPVDEAIAYVLEALPALEYLHSIGLAYNDLKPDNVMVTDEQIKLIDLGAVAPFESYGYLYGTPGFQAPEITSTGPTVASDIYGVGRTLAALTVNLPSENGHYTDGLPSPEQAPVLAEYGSFRRLLLRATDPDPRRRFSSAAEIAGQLGGVLREIVSCRTHQEHPALSTMFTRQRAVFGSDEVVEQTDVFADGVERDRKLSARRVAAALAVPLVDTDDPGAPLVNSAVHSDPRVTLDVLDRSREERDPDAPESLELVLAEVRAHLDLGDTRRARTLLQPLGAAHPYDWRIDWYSGLVALVAGDIPAAHDSFETVDAALPGEISPKLALAATAELLLAEDGDDADRWRRSAEENYRTVWQMDRNVVSAAFGLARCLSAAGDVRGAVEALDQVPAGSRTYGVARMTAVLTYLSVRPIGSIDEKTLRECADRIDALPHKEIRRPQMRTVVLGTALQWLLAGNTPTTAREPLLGVPFTERGLRAGTEAALRAMARGAPTATHRYTLVDLANVVRPRSLF from the coding sequence GTGGGAGAGAACGACGACCGGGACGGTGCGGACCTGGCGCACACGCAGGCCGCCGTGGCCGAGGACGAACTCCTCGCGACCGCCGCGCAAGAGGTCGCGCCCAGTACCGGCCGCCGGGCCCGCACCCAGCGGGTGCGTACCCGGCGCCTGCTCGGCGGCGGGCTCGTGGAGGTGGCCCCGATTCCGGCCCGCGATCCGCAGTCGGTGGTCCTCACCGATCCGAAGGTGCCCGAGCACCGTCGTTTCTGCTGGAAGTGCGGCAAGCCGGTGGGACGGAGCACCGACGGCAATCCGGGGGCGACGTCGGGTTTCTGCCCGCACTGCGGATCCCGGTTCGAGTTCTCGCCGCTGCTGAAACCCGGCACCCTGGTGGCCGGCCAGTACGAGGTCCAGGGCTGCATCGCCCACGGCGGGCTGGGCTGGATCTACCTGGCGATCGACCGCAACGTCGACAACCGGTGGGTGGTCCTCAAGGGGCTGCTGCAACTCGGGGACGCCGAGTCGCGGGCCGTGGCCGCCGCGGAACGCCAGTTCCTCGCCGAGATGGAACATCCGAGCATCGTCAAGATCTACAACTTCGTCGAGTCGCGGCGCGAACGGGATCTCACCGCCAGTTACATCGTGATGGAGTACGTGGGCGGCCGGTCGCTGCGGGAGATCCTCGCCCAGTATCCGCGTCCCGAGCGAATGCCCGTCGACGAGGCGATCGCCTACGTGCTCGAGGCGCTGCCCGCGCTCGAGTACCTGCACTCGATCGGACTGGCGTACAACGATCTCAAACCCGACAACGTCATGGTGACCGACGAACAGATCAAGTTGATCGACCTGGGTGCGGTCGCCCCGTTCGAGAGCTACGGATACCTGTACGGCACACCGGGATTCCAGGCGCCGGAGATCACCTCGACCGGACCGACCGTGGCGTCCGACATCTACGGTGTGGGGCGCACTCTCGCCGCCCTGACCGTGAATCTCCCGTCGGAGAACGGGCACTACACGGACGGCCTGCCGTCCCCCGAGCAGGCTCCGGTGCTCGCCGAGTACGGCTCGTTCCGGCGGCTCCTGCTGCGGGCCACCGACCCGGACCCCCGGCGCCGGTTCTCGTCGGCCGCCGAGATCGCCGGGCAGCTGGGCGGAGTGCTGCGGGAGATCGTGTCCTGCCGGACGCATCAGGAGCATCCGGCCCTGTCGACGATGTTCACCCGGCAGCGCGCGGTGTTCGGTTCGGACGAGGTGGTCGAACAGACCGACGTGTTCGCGGACGGTGTCGAACGCGACCGCAAGCTCAGCGCCCGCCGGGTCGCGGCGGCGCTCGCGGTACCCCTCGTCGACACCGACGATCCGGGTGCGCCGCTCGTCAACTCGGCCGTGCACAGCGACCCGCGGGTGACGCTCGACGTGCTCGACCGGTCCCGTGAGGAACGCGATCCCGATGCGCCCGAGTCGCTCGAACTCGTGCTCGCGGAAGTGCGGGCCCATCTCGACCTCGGAGACACCCGACGGGCCCGCACACTGCTGCAACCGCTGGGTGCAGCGCATCCGTACGATTGGCGGATCGACTGGTACTCGGGTCTCGTCGCGCTCGTCGCCGGCGACATTCCGGCAGCCCACGACTCGTTCGAGACCGTCGATGCCGCACTGCCCGGGGAGATCTCGCCGAAGCTGGCGCTGGCCGCCACCGCAGAACTGCTGCTCGCCGAGGACGGCGACGACGCGGACCGGTGGCGGCGGTCGGCGGAGGAGAACTACCGCACGGTGTGGCAGATGGATCGCAACGTCGTCAGCGCCGCGTTCGGGCTGGCACGCTGCCTGTCCGCTGCCGGCGACGTCCGCGGCGCCGTCGAGGCACTCGACCAGGTGCCGGCGGGCTCCCGCACCTACGGTGTGGCCCGGATGACCGCCGTTCTGACCTACCTGTCGGTGCGGCCGATCGGTTCGATCGACGAGAAGACGCTGCGCGAGTGCGCGGATCGGATCGATGCCCTACCGCACAAGGAGATCCGGCGACCGCAGATGCGGACGGTGGTGCTGGGGACCGCGCTGCAGTGGCTGCTCGCCGGGAACACCCCCACCACCGCACGCGAGCCGCTGCTCGGTGTCCCCTTCACCGAGCGCGGCCTGCGTGCGGGCACCGAGGCCGCACTGCGTGCGATGGCGCGTGGCGCCCCCACCGCCACACACCGCTACACGCTCGTCGATCTCGCGAACGTCGTGCGGCCCCGGAGTCTGTTCTGA
- a CDS encoding nitroreductase family deazaflavin-dependent oxidoreductase: MSDSTFPDVRWGSETSILRRPGIAFASTRLGSWTIRNLAGVDRRLLERSRGRFTVLGPIGAPTVLLNTIGRKSGQRRTSPLLYIRDADRLVVVGSNFGQAHHPAWTANLLAQPEASVTMAGRDIPVLATRVTGDEKDRLYAKFVDLAGAYGVYRGRTDRDLRMFVLTRR, from the coding sequence ATGAGTGATTCGACATTTCCGGACGTCCGGTGGGGCTCGGAGACCAGCATCCTGCGCCGCCCCGGCATCGCGTTCGCGTCGACACGGCTCGGGTCGTGGACGATCCGCAATCTCGCCGGCGTCGACCGGCGTCTCCTCGAACGCAGCCGGGGCCGGTTCACCGTCCTCGGCCCCATCGGCGCACCGACCGTGCTGCTCAACACGATCGGCCGCAAGTCCGGGCAGCGCCGCACCAGTCCCCTGCTGTACATCCGGGACGCCGACCGCCTGGTCGTGGTGGGCAGCAACTTCGGGCAGGCCCACCACCCCGCCTGGACCGCGAACCTGCTGGCACAGCCGGAAGCGAGCGTGACGATGGCCGGACGAGACATCCCCGTCCTCGCCACCCGTGTCACCGGCGACGAGAAGGACCGGCTGTACGCGAAGTTCGTCGATCTGGCCGGCGCCTACGGCGTCTACCGGGGACGCACCGACCGCGACCTGCGCATGTTCGTGCTCACCCGCCGCTGA
- a CDS encoding glutamate ABC transporter substrate-binding protein produces the protein MTGRAGGRRLGRVAAGAAVLAAVVTVGGCAEPPGPSITPPSAAYYMPPQPEGVTVVPPMSPATPPVDCRDPLASLRPFPAGETPHGPTLDAIRERGRLVVGIDTGSNLTSFRSPVTGTLEGFDVDIAREIARDLLGSPDAVDFRILPYTDREQALTDGVVDIVAKTLSITCERRERIDFSSVYYVAHQRILTEEDNSIDSVADLPGKRVCAGAGTTSLDRIRTLQPDAVVVSAPMWSDCLVLLQQRQVEAISTDDTLLAGLAMQDPHTHVVGESLGTEQYGIGVARDRDDLVRAVNGTLERIRRDGTWERSYERWLTALGPMPAPPAATYRD, from the coding sequence GTGACCGGGCGAGCGGGCGGGCGTCGGCTCGGACGGGTCGCGGCCGGGGCGGCCGTCCTCGCCGCGGTGGTCACAGTCGGTGGCTGCGCCGAACCTCCGGGGCCGTCGATCACGCCGCCGTCGGCCGCGTACTACATGCCGCCGCAACCGGAGGGGGTGACGGTCGTACCGCCGATGTCGCCGGCCACACCTCCCGTCGACTGCCGCGATCCCCTCGCGAGCCTGCGCCCGTTCCCGGCCGGGGAGACCCCGCACGGGCCCACGCTCGACGCGATCCGGGAGCGGGGCCGGCTCGTCGTGGGCATCGACACCGGCAGCAATCTCACGAGTTTCCGGTCGCCGGTCACGGGCACACTCGAGGGGTTCGACGTCGACATCGCCCGCGAGATCGCCCGCGATCTCCTCGGCAGCCCCGACGCGGTCGATTTCCGGATCCTGCCGTACACCGACCGTGAGCAGGCGTTGACCGACGGCGTCGTCGACATCGTCGCGAAGACCCTGTCGATCACGTGCGAACGACGTGAGCGTATCGACTTCTCGAGCGTGTACTACGTTGCCCACCAACGGATTCTAACAGAAGAAGACAACTCGATCGACAGTGTCGCCGACCTTCCGGGCAAGCGGGTGTGCGCCGGGGCCGGCACCACGTCGCTCGACCGGATCCGCACCCTGCAACCGGATGCGGTGGTCGTCTCGGCGCCGATGTGGTCGGACTGCCTGGTGCTGTTGCAGCAACGTCAGGTGGAGGCGATCAGCACCGACGACACCCTGCTCGCCGGGCTGGCCATGCAGGACCCGCACACCCACGTCGTCGGGGAATCCCTGGGTACCGAGCAGTACGGCATCGGTGTCGCCCGGGATCGGGACGATCTGGTGCGGGCCGTCAACGGGACCCTGGAACGGATCCGCCGGGACGGCACGTGGGAACGCAGCTACGAGCGGTGGCTCACGGCGCTGGGTCCGATGCCCGCGCCGCCGGCCGCGACGTACCGGGACTGA
- the ctaD gene encoding cytochrome c oxidase subunit I: MVANPEIDLAPPRTPTASRPLPARRGAAGSKGAFVHKMVTTTDPKVLGIMYLVTAFAFFLVGGLMALLMRTELAVPGLQFLSNEQFNQLFTMHGTIMLLLYATPVVFGFANYIVPLQIGAPDVSFPRLNALSYWFYLFGGLIATAGFITPGGAADFGWTAYVPLSNGVHSPGVGADLWIMGLALGGVGTILGAVNFITTIVCLRAPGMTMFRMPIFVWNILITSLLILLVFPLLAAALIGLWVDRHLGAHLFDPATGGVMLWQHLFWFFGHPEVYVIALPFFGIVSEIFPVFSRKPIFGYSGLVYATIGIAALSIAVWAHHMYATGAVLLPFFSFMTFLIAVPTGVKFFNWIGTMWRGHLTFESPMLFAVGFLVTFLFGGLSGVLLASPPIDFHVTDTYFVVAHFHYVLFGTIVFATYAGIYFWFPKMTGRLMDERLGKWHFWLTFVGFHATFLVQHWLGNEGMPRRYADYLPTDGFTTLNTISTIGSFILGASTLPFLWNVFKSYRYGQVVTVDDPWGYGNSLEWATSCPPPRHNFTELPRIRSERPAFELHYPHMVERLRAESHVGWGHGGKEQTVQEPARA; the protein is encoded by the coding sequence ATGGTTGCCAACCCCGAGATCGATCTCGCTCCACCACGCACGCCGACGGCGTCGCGGCCGCTGCCCGCCCGCCGCGGCGCAGCCGGGTCCAAGGGTGCCTTCGTACACAAGATGGTGACGACCACCGACCCCAAGGTGCTCGGGATCATGTACCTGGTCACGGCGTTCGCCTTCTTCCTCGTCGGTGGCCTGATGGCGCTGCTGATGCGTACCGAGCTCGCGGTGCCGGGTCTGCAGTTCCTGTCGAACGAGCAGTTCAACCAGCTGTTCACGATGCACGGCACGATCATGCTGCTGCTGTACGCGACGCCGGTCGTGTTCGGCTTCGCGAACTACATCGTCCCGCTGCAGATCGGTGCGCCGGACGTGAGCTTCCCGCGTCTGAACGCGCTGAGTTACTGGTTCTACCTGTTCGGTGGTCTGATCGCGACGGCCGGCTTCATCACCCCCGGTGGTGCCGCGGACTTCGGCTGGACCGCGTACGTGCCGCTGTCGAACGGTGTGCACAGCCCGGGCGTCGGCGCGGACCTGTGGATCATGGGTCTGGCCCTGGGCGGCGTCGGCACCATCCTCGGTGCGGTCAACTTCATCACCACGATCGTGTGCCTGCGCGCACCCGGCATGACCATGTTCCGGATGCCGATCTTCGTGTGGAACATCCTGATCACGTCGCTGTTGATCCTGTTGGTGTTTCCGTTGCTCGCGGCCGCGTTGATCGGCCTGTGGGTGGACCGGCACCTCGGGGCGCACCTGTTCGACCCGGCGACCGGCGGAGTCATGTTGTGGCAGCACCTGTTCTGGTTCTTCGGCCACCCCGAGGTGTATGTCATCGCGCTGCCGTTCTTCGGCATCGTCTCGGAGATCTTCCCGGTGTTCTCGCGCAAGCCGATCTTCGGTTACAGCGGCCTGGTGTACGCCACCATCGGCATCGCGGCCCTGTCGATCGCGGTGTGGGCGCACCACATGTACGCCACGGGAGCCGTTCTGCTGCCGTTCTTCTCGTTCATGACGTTCCTCATCGCCGTGCCGACCGGCGTGAAGTTCTTCAACTGGATCGGCACCATGTGGCGCGGCCACCTCACGTTCGAGTCGCCGATGCTGTTCGCGGTCGGCTTCCTGGTGACGTTCCTGTTCGGTGGCCTGTCGGGCGTGCTGCTCGCGTCCCCGCCGATCGACTTCCACGTCACCGACACCTATTTCGTGGTTGCGCACTTCCACTACGTGCTGTTCGGCACCATCGTGTTCGCCACCTACGCGGGCATCTACTTCTGGTTCCCGAAGATGACCGGCCGCCTCATGGACGAACGGTTGGGTAAGTGGCACTTCTGGTTGACGTTCGTCGGCTTCCACGCCACGTTCCTGGTGCAGCACTGGCTCGGCAACGAGGGCATGCCGCGCCGCTACGCCGACTACCTGCCCACCGACGGGTTCACCACACTGAACACGATCTCCACGATCGGCTCGTTCATCCTCGGCGCCTCGACGCTGCCGTTCCTGTGGAACGTCTTCAAGAGCTACCGCTACGGCCAGGTCGTCACCGTCGACGACCCGTGGGGCTACGGCAACTCCCTCGAGTGGGCCACCAGCTGCCCGCCGCCGCGGCACAACTTCACCGAACTGCCCCGGATCCGTTCGGAGCGCCCGGCATTCGAGCTGCACTACCCGCACATGGTCGAACGCCTGCGCGCCGAATCCCACGTCGGATGGGGACACGGCGGCAAGGAACAGACAGTGCAGGAACCGGCACGAGCCTGA
- the pta gene encoding phosphate acetyltransferase, with protein MADTGTVSSVYIAAPEGDTGKSTVALGVLRMLCASTARVGVFRPITRSVDETDHILELVLDHATADLTYEQCVGVTYEQVHADPDGALAEIVSRYHDVAARCDAVVIVGSDYTDVPNPSELGYNARIAANLEAPVLLTLRGARRTPHEVGQLADVCVAELTAHHAHPVAIVVNRCPPDRLDEYAAAPSVVGVPVWSLPEIPLLFAPTVTELLDAVGGTLFSGDPELLHREAVEVSVGAMTAEHILERITEGALVIVPGDRSDVLLALVNAHEAQGFPSLSGIVMSGGILPHPAVAELIAGLGPRLPILATTLGSFEAATVAAQTRGRMSTGALRKIDIALALTERHVEAPALIERLRVEFPSVVTPQMFEYQLLDRARADPKRIVLPEADDDRILRAAGRLLRRRVVDLILLGDETRVRSRAAELGVDLASATVLDPGRSEYLEDFAAEYTRLRAHRGMTTERAREVMTDISYFGTMMVHKGIADGMVSGAAHTTAHTVRPSFEIVKTRPGVSTVSSIFLMCLADRVLAYGDCAVVPDPTAEQLADIAISSAETAAVFGIEPRIAMLSYSTGDSGSGAGVDKVRAATALVHDRRPDLLVEGPIQYDAAVEPTVAHTKLPGSQVAGRATVFVFPDLNTGNNTYKAVQRSAGAVAVGPVLQGLNRPVNDLSRGATVQDIVNTVAITAIQAQEVQK; from the coding sequence ATGGCTGATACGGGGACCGTGTCGAGCGTGTACATCGCGGCACCGGAGGGCGACACCGGCAAGTCCACGGTGGCGCTGGGGGTGCTGCGGATGCTGTGTGCGTCGACGGCGCGGGTGGGAGTGTTCCGGCCGATCACCCGTTCGGTCGACGAGACGGACCACATTCTCGAACTCGTCCTCGACCATGCGACGGCCGATCTCACGTACGAGCAGTGTGTGGGGGTGACGTACGAGCAGGTGCACGCCGACCCCGACGGCGCCCTGGCCGAGATCGTCTCCCGCTACCACGACGTGGCCGCCCGGTGCGACGCCGTCGTGATCGTGGGTTCCGACTACACCGACGTGCCGAACCCCAGCGAGCTCGGCTACAACGCCCGGATCGCCGCGAACCTCGAGGCGCCGGTTCTGCTGACCCTGCGCGGCGCCCGCCGTACCCCGCACGAGGTGGGGCAGCTCGCCGACGTGTGCGTCGCGGAACTGACTGCGCACCACGCACATCCGGTGGCGATCGTCGTGAACCGGTGCCCGCCGGACCGGCTCGACGAGTACGCGGCCGCGCCGTCCGTCGTCGGCGTTCCGGTGTGGAGCCTGCCGGAGATTCCACTGCTGTTCGCGCCCACGGTCACCGAACTGCTCGACGCCGTCGGCGGCACCCTCTTCAGCGGTGACCCGGAGCTGCTGCACCGGGAGGCCGTGGAGGTGTCGGTGGGGGCGATGACCGCCGAGCACATTCTCGAACGGATCACCGAGGGCGCACTCGTCATCGTGCCGGGGGACCGGTCGGACGTGCTGCTCGCTCTCGTCAACGCGCACGAGGCGCAGGGTTTCCCGTCGCTGTCGGGGATCGTGATGAGCGGCGGAATCCTCCCGCACCCGGCGGTGGCCGAACTGATCGCCGGCCTCGGGCCGCGGCTGCCGATCCTGGCGACGACGCTCGGCTCGTTCGAGGCCGCGACCGTGGCCGCGCAGACCCGCGGCCGGATGTCGACGGGGGCGCTGCGCAAGATCGACATCGCGCTGGCGCTGACCGAGCGGCATGTCGAGGCACCCGCCCTGATCGAACGGCTGCGGGTGGAGTTCCCGTCGGTGGTCACACCCCAGATGTTCGAGTACCAGCTGCTCGACCGGGCTCGCGCAGACCCGAAACGGATCGTGCTCCCGGAGGCCGACGACGACCGGATCCTGCGTGCGGCGGGCCGGCTGCTGCGCCGCCGCGTGGTCGATCTGATCCTCCTCGGCGACGAGACGCGGGTGCGGTCCCGCGCCGCCGAACTCGGCGTGGACCTGGCGTCGGCGACCGTCCTGGACCCGGGACGATCCGAATATCTCGAGGACTTCGCGGCCGAGTACACGCGGCTGCGGGCGCACCGCGGCATGACGACGGAACGGGCACGCGAGGTCATGACCGACATCTCGTATTTCGGAACGATGATGGTGCACAAGGGAATCGCAGACGGAATGGTGTCCGGTGCCGCACACACGACCGCGCACACCGTGCGGCCGTCGTTCGAGATCGTCAAGACCCGGCCCGGGGTGTCGACGGTGTCGAGCATCTTCCTGATGTGCCTCGCGGACCGGGTCCTCGCGTACGGGGACTGCGCGGTCGTCCCGGACCCGACGGCCGAACAGCTCGCCGACATCGCGATCTCGTCCGCCGAGACGGCAGCGGTGTTCGGGATCGAACCGCGGATCGCGATGCTGTCCTACTCGACGGGCGACTCCGGTAGCGGCGCCGGCGTCGACAAGGTGCGTGCCGCCACCGCTCTGGTGCACGATCGGCGGCCGGACCTGCTCGTGGAGGGCCCCATCCAGTACGACGCCGCCGTCGAACCCACCGTCGCGCACACCAAGCTGCCGGGGTCGCAGGTGGCCGGTCGGGCGACGGTGTTCGTGTTCCCCGACCTCAACACCGGCAACAACACGTACAAGGCCGTGCAGCGCAGCGCCGGGGCGGTCGCCGTCGGACCGGTCCTGCAGGGCCTGAACCGTCCGGTGAACGACCTGTCCCGCGGCGCGACCGTACAGGACATCGTCAACACGGTCGCGATCACCGCGATCCAGGCCCAGGAGGTGCAGAAGTGA
- a CDS encoding suppressor of fused domain protein has product MESSEDVRAAAHRIGEVFGGAPQVLRFRDATPDDTDGEKPDEVAIAVGDGCPGPGYASYATLDMTRFPTNVTTEDGRPIRTELITVGRADYRPMSDVLARCAFRIAAGSFHVTPNTIVPNAVHDADPGHSTRHVLLVVPFLWPDLEILVDRDDAVDTWLQAVPVTDAELQFASRYGTDELFTRLEKAGADVSNIDRPSVA; this is encoded by the coding sequence ATGGAATCCAGCGAAGACGTCCGGGCCGCAGCACACCGCATCGGTGAGGTGTTCGGTGGAGCACCCCAGGTGCTGCGGTTCCGGGACGCGACCCCGGACGACACGGACGGCGAGAAGCCGGACGAGGTGGCGATCGCGGTCGGCGACGGTTGCCCCGGCCCGGGATATGCGTCGTACGCGACGCTGGACATGACGCGGTTCCCGACGAACGTCACCACCGAGGACGGCCGCCCGATCCGCACCGAACTGATCACCGTCGGCCGCGCCGACTACCGGCCCATGTCCGACGTCCTCGCCCGGTGCGCGTTCCGGATCGCCGCCGGCTCCTTCCACGTCACCCCGAACACCATCGTGCCCAACGCCGTTCACGACGCCGACCCGGGACACTCCACACGGCACGTGCTGCTGGTCGTCCCGTTCCTCTGGCCCGACCTCGAGATCCTCGTCGACCGGGACGACGCCGTGGACACGTGGCTGCAGGCCGTCCCCGTCACCGACGCCGAACTGCAGTTCGCATCCCGCTACGGCACCGACGAGCTGTTCACCCGCCTCGAAAAAGCCGGCGCGGACGTGTCGAACATCGACCGGCCGTCGGTTGCTTGA
- the fgd gene encoding glucose-6-phosphate dehydrogenase (coenzyme-F420) — MAQALKLGLKASAEQFGPRDLVELGVMAEEHGLDSVTVSDHFQPWRHNGGHAPFSISWMTAVGERTRRLQLGTSVMTPTFRYNPAVVAQAFATMGCLYPGRVMLGVGTGEALNEIATGFEGEWPEFKERFARLREAVQLMRDLWTGDRVDFEGQYYRTKGASIYDVPEGGIPVYIAAGGPVVARYAGRAGDGFICTSGKGMDLYTEKLIPAVKEGCEKAARNFDDVDRMIEIKISYDTDPAAALENTRFWAPLSLTAEQKHSIDDPIEMEAAADALPIEQVAKRWIVASDPDAAVEQIKPYLDAGLNHLVFHAPGHDQKRFLDLFERDLAPRLRALA, encoded by the coding sequence GTGGCACAGGCACTGAAGTTGGGGTTGAAGGCGTCCGCGGAGCAGTTCGGGCCGCGTGATCTGGTGGAGCTGGGGGTGATGGCCGAGGAACACGGCCTCGACAGCGTCACCGTCAGTGACCATTTCCAGCCGTGGCGGCACAACGGCGGGCACGCCCCGTTCTCGATCTCGTGGATGACGGCGGTCGGGGAACGCACCCGGCGGCTGCAACTGGGGACATCGGTGATGACCCCGACGTTCCGGTACAACCCGGCGGTGGTGGCGCAGGCGTTCGCGACGATGGGCTGCCTGTACCCGGGACGCGTCATGCTCGGTGTGGGCACCGGTGAAGCCCTCAACGAGATCGCCACCGGTTTCGAGGGCGAGTGGCCCGAATTCAAGGAGCGGTTCGCACGGCTGCGCGAGGCGGTGCAGCTGATGCGGGACCTGTGGACCGGTGACCGCGTCGACTTCGAGGGCCAGTACTACCGCACCAAGGGTGCGTCGATCTACGACGTCCCCGAGGGCGGCATCCCGGTCTACATCGCTGCCGGTGGTCCCGTCGTCGCCCGCTACGCGGGCCGCGCGGGCGACGGGTTCATCTGCACGTCCGGCAAGGGCATGGACCTGTACACCGAGAAGCTGATCCCCGCCGTGAAGGAGGGGTGCGAGAAGGCGGCCCGCAACTTCGACGACGTCGACCGCATGATCGAGATCAAGATCTCGTACGACACCGATCCGGCGGCCGCCTTGGAGAACACCCGGTTCTGGGCGCCGCTGTCGCTGACCGCGGAACAGAAGCACTCCATCGACGACCCCATCGAGATGGAGGCCGCCGCCGACGCCCTGCCCATCGAACAGGTCGCCAAGCGGTGGATCGTCGCCTCCGACCCCGACGCCGCCGTCGAACAGATCAAGCCCTACCTCGACGCCGGACTCAACCACCTCGTGTTCCATGCACCCGGCCACGACCAGAAGCGGTTCCTCGACCTGTTCGAGCGTGACCTCGCACCGCGGCTGCGCGCACTGGCCTGA